One part of the Methylobacterium mesophilicum SR1.6/6 genome encodes these proteins:
- a CDS encoding DUF2218 domain-containing protein, producing MPTSQARVQTTEASRYLQQLCRHWSHKFKVEATSMHGTVPFGEDRICTFDAEPDALLMRIDSADPVNLTRLENVVSDHLARFAFRESLGDIRWSRAA from the coding sequence ATGCCTACCTCACAGGCCCGCGTGCAGACCACCGAAGCGAGCCGCTACCTGCAGCAGCTCTGCCGGCACTGGAGCCACAAGTTCAAGGTCGAGGCGACCTCCATGCACGGCACCGTGCCCTTCGGCGAGGACCGTATCTGCACCTTCGACGCCGAGCCCGACGCGCTGCTGATGCGGATCGACAGCGCCGACCCGGTCAACCTCACCCGGCTGGAGAACGTGGTCTCCGACCACCTCGCCCGCTTCGCCTTCCGCGAGAGTCTCGGCGACATTCGCTGGTCTCGCGCCGCGTGA
- the putA gene encoding trifunctional transcriptional regulator/proline dehydrogenase/L-glutamate gamma-semialdehyde dehydrogenase, whose translation MRDARDSERAAGPFRAFAAALPSLSPLRAAVVEACRRPEPDCVGPLLDQARLPSDAARRVADQARQLVESLRRRMPRGGVEGLIHEYALSSQEGVALMCLAEALLRIPDTATRDALIRDKIAGGDWRAHLGHSRSPFVNAATWGLLVTGRLTATRDEAGLSAALTRLIARGGEPVIRGGVDLAMRMMGEQFVAGRTIEEALRNAARQEAKGFTYSYDMLGEAALTAHDAETYFRAYEEAIRAIGDAAAGRGALLGPGISVKLSALHPRYSRMQRARVLAELTPRALGLARLAKERGIGFNIDAEEADRLDLSLDVLEALATHPDLAGWDGLGFVVQAYGKRCPFVIDVLIDLARRSRHRLMVRLVKGAYWDSEIKRAQVDGLADFPVFTRKVHTDVSYLACARRLLNAPDAVFPQFATHNAQTLATIVEMAGPAFRLGQYEFQCLHGMGEPLYEAVVSGEILQRPCRIYAPVGTHETLLAYLVRRLLENGANTSFVNRVADATVPVETLIADPVAAVEAAAHPGAPHPRIALPRALYGSTRANAAGLDLTDEAALSCLAEGLAVSGQIEWRAVPSGSDPASADAAVINPADRRDRVGAWRPATPAEIERAIARAAAASAAWAATPCSDRSTTLRRAADTLEARMPVLIGLIVREAGKSYANAVAEIREAIDFLRYYAVEAERTRDGDHAPLGPVACIAPWNFPLAIFVGQVAAALAAGNAVLAKPAEETPLIAAEAVRLLHAAGVPEEALQFVPGDAAVGGALVGDGRVQAVMFTGSTAVSKGIQRVLSDRLDRHGEPVALIAETGGQNAMIVDSSALAEQVVADVIASAFDSAGQRCSALRILCLQEDIADRTLAMLLGALREMAIGDPRRLSTDIGPVITVAAAEAIAGHVAMMRARGFAVHQVPLPPGTGDGSFVPPTLIEIERVADVGHEVFGPVLHVLRYARTDFDRLLGDIDATGYGLTFGLHSRIDETIAHVLGQVRAGNRYVNRTVIGAVVGVQPFGGSGLSGTGPKAGGPLYLGRLSRRPSSAAVSEWAAGGAAIRPFLDWLRSNGHGRIADRLAAVHFPTFAETILEGPVGERNLHTVRPRGRVAAIALTETGLLVQLGTILGSGNSAIVVTPENERFSLPGLPPACAARITLAADLEAAPALHAVLFEGDAAGLLRLNQAVAARPGAIVPVQARTSEALNAGDLYGAAGLIEEVSTAINTAAAGGNASLMSIG comes from the coding sequence ATGCGTGACGCCCGTGACTCAGAGCGTGCCGCCGGTCCGTTCAGGGCCTTTGCCGCCGCGCTGCCGTCCCTGTCGCCCCTGCGCGCGGCCGTGGTCGAGGCCTGTCGGCGGCCGGAGCCCGACTGCGTCGGACCGCTCCTCGACCAAGCGCGCCTGCCGTCCGATGCCGCCCGGCGCGTGGCCGATCAAGCCCGACAACTCGTCGAATCGCTGCGGCGCCGGATGCCCCGCGGGGGCGTCGAGGGTCTGATCCACGAGTATGCCCTGTCGAGCCAGGAGGGCGTGGCGCTGATGTGCCTCGCTGAGGCGCTGCTGCGCATCCCCGACACCGCGACGCGCGACGCGCTGATCCGCGACAAGATCGCGGGCGGCGACTGGCGCGCCCATCTCGGGCACAGCCGGTCGCCCTTCGTGAACGCTGCGACTTGGGGATTGCTCGTCACCGGCCGTCTCACAGCGACCCGGGACGAGGCCGGCCTGTCCGCGGCGCTCACGCGGCTGATCGCCCGCGGCGGCGAGCCGGTGATCCGTGGCGGCGTCGATCTCGCCATGCGGATGATGGGTGAGCAATTCGTCGCCGGCCGGACCATCGAGGAGGCTCTCCGCAACGCCGCGCGGCAGGAGGCGAAGGGTTTCACCTACTCGTACGACATGCTCGGCGAGGCCGCGTTGACCGCGCACGACGCCGAAACCTACTTCCGCGCCTACGAAGAGGCCATCCGGGCGATCGGGGATGCCGCGGCCGGTCGCGGCGCGCTTCTCGGACCCGGAATTTCGGTCAAGCTGTCGGCGCTGCATCCCCGCTACTCGCGGATGCAGCGCGCACGCGTCCTGGCGGAGCTGACGCCGCGGGCGCTTGGGCTCGCGCGCCTGGCGAAGGAGCGTGGCATCGGCTTCAACATCGACGCGGAAGAGGCCGACCGCCTCGATCTGTCGCTGGACGTCCTGGAAGCCCTCGCGACCCATCCGGACCTCGCCGGCTGGGACGGCCTCGGCTTCGTCGTGCAGGCCTACGGCAAGCGCTGTCCCTTCGTGATCGACGTGCTGATCGACCTCGCCCGGCGCAGCCGGCACCGGCTGATGGTGCGTCTCGTGAAGGGCGCCTACTGGGACAGCGAGATCAAACGGGCTCAGGTCGACGGGCTCGCGGATTTCCCGGTCTTCACCCGGAAAGTTCACACGGACGTCTCGTACCTCGCCTGCGCGCGCCGCCTCCTGAACGCGCCGGACGCCGTCTTCCCGCAATTCGCGACCCACAACGCGCAGACACTCGCCACAATCGTGGAGATGGCGGGCCCGGCATTCCGGCTCGGCCAGTACGAGTTCCAGTGCCTGCACGGCATGGGCGAGCCCCTCTACGAGGCGGTGGTGTCCGGGGAGATCCTGCAGAGGCCCTGCCGGATCTACGCGCCCGTGGGCACGCACGAGACCTTGCTGGCCTATCTGGTCCGGCGCCTGCTGGAGAACGGGGCCAATACCTCCTTCGTCAACCGGGTCGCCGACGCCACCGTGCCGGTGGAGACGCTCATCGCCGATCCGGTCGCCGCGGTAGAGGCTGCGGCACATCCGGGCGCGCCGCACCCGCGCATCGCGTTGCCGCGGGCTCTCTACGGTTCGACCCGTGCCAACGCGGCCGGCCTCGACCTCACCGACGAGGCGGCGCTCAGCTGTCTCGCCGAAGGACTTGCTGTGAGCGGGCAAATCGAGTGGCGCGCCGTACCGTCTGGCAGCGATCCCGCTTCGGCCGACGCGGCCGTCATCAATCCGGCGGATCGACGGGACCGGGTGGGCGCGTGGCGGCCGGCCACGCCGGCCGAGATCGAGCGAGCGATCGCACGCGCCGCTGCCGCCTCTGCAGCCTGGGCTGCGACCCCCTGCAGCGATCGGTCCACCACGCTGCGTCGCGCGGCCGACACCCTCGAGGCGAGAATGCCGGTCTTGATCGGCCTGATCGTGCGCGAAGCCGGGAAGTCCTACGCCAACGCCGTGGCGGAGATCCGTGAGGCCATCGACTTCCTGCGCTACTATGCCGTCGAGGCCGAGCGGACGCGCGATGGCGACCACGCACCGCTCGGTCCGGTCGCCTGCATCGCGCCCTGGAATTTCCCGCTGGCGATCTTCGTCGGCCAGGTGGCTGCGGCGCTCGCGGCGGGCAACGCGGTCCTCGCCAAGCCCGCCGAGGAGACCCCCCTGATCGCCGCCGAGGCCGTCCGCTTGCTGCATGCCGCAGGCGTCCCTGAGGAAGCGCTCCAGTTCGTGCCCGGTGACGCCGCGGTCGGGGGCGCTCTGGTCGGCGACGGGCGGGTGCAGGCCGTGATGTTCACGGGCTCGACGGCGGTCTCGAAAGGCATCCAGCGCGTGCTCTCCGACCGCCTCGATCGTCACGGCGAGCCCGTCGCGCTCATCGCCGAGACCGGCGGCCAGAACGCCATGATCGTCGATTCTTCGGCCCTGGCCGAGCAGGTCGTGGCGGATGTCATCGCCTCGGCCTTCGATTCCGCGGGTCAGCGCTGTTCGGCCCTGCGCATCCTGTGCCTGCAGGAGGACATCGCCGACCGGACGCTCGCGATGCTGCTGGGGGCGCTTCGCGAGATGGCGATCGGGGATCCCCGCCGCCTCTCCACGGATATCGGCCCAGTCATCACCGTCGCGGCCGCCGAGGCCATTGCCGGCCACGTGGCGATGATGCGCGCCCGCGGCTTCGCCGTGCACCAGGTCCCCCTTCCGCCGGGCACGGGAGACGGGAGTTTCGTGCCGCCGACGCTGATCGAGATCGAGCGCGTCGCCGACGTCGGGCACGAGGTGTTCGGACCGGTCCTGCACGTCCTGCGCTACGCCCGGACCGACTTCGACCGGCTGCTCGGGGACATCGATGCCACCGGCTACGGCCTTACCTTCGGGCTGCACAGCCGCATCGACGAGACGATCGCGCATGTTCTCGGACAGGTGCGCGCTGGCAACCGTTACGTGAACCGGACCGTGATCGGCGCGGTGGTGGGGGTGCAGCCTTTCGGCGGTTCAGGCCTGTCCGGCACCGGGCCGAAGGCCGGCGGCCCCCTCTATCTCGGCCGGCTCTCCCGGCGGCCGTCGAGCGCCGCCGTTAGCGAGTGGGCAGCCGGTGGTGCGGCGATCCGCCCGTTCCTGGACTGGCTGCGCTCGAACGGCCACGGCCGGATCGCCGACCGTCTCGCGGCCGTCCACTTCCCCACCTTCGCGGAAACGATCCTGGAAGGGCCCGTCGGCGAGCGCAACCTTCACACGGTCCGTCCCCGAGGCCGCGTCGCCGCAATCGCCCTGACCGAGACGGGACTCCTCGTGCAACTCGGGACGATTCTAGGCAGCGGGAACAGCGCGATCGTCGTCACCCCGGAGAACGAGCGATTCAGCCTCCCTGGGCTTCCGCCCGCGTGCGCCGCACGGATTACTTTGGCCGCAGATCTCGAGGCCGCACCGGCGCTCCACGCGGTCCTGTTCGAAGGTGATGCGGCCGGCCTGCTTCGCCTGAACCAGGCCGTCGCGGCGCGCCCCGGGGCGATCGTGCCTGTCCAGGCGCGCACGTCGGAGGCGCTGAACGCAGGCGACCTCTACGGTGCGGCCGGCCTCATTGAGGAGGTCTCGACCGCGATCAACACCGCCGCGGCCGGGGGGAATGCCAGCCTCATGAGCATCGGCTAG
- a CDS encoding ABC transporter substrate-binding protein — MKRRTLLQGAGALMAGALARPALVRAASATTLRFVPYADLALLDPIITTNYVTRTHALMVFDTLYSLDAAYRPQPQMVAGHTVSADGLTWRLNLRDGLRFHDGTPVLARDVVASLRRWSQRDAYGGALFATVDALTAPSDAVVEFRLKRPFPLLPDALAKPTSYVPVIMPERLSTVPATQAVPEVVGSGPYRYVADERVPGSLNVYRRFEAYRPRQDGTPSFTAGPRIAHFDRVEWRTIPDGGTAAAALRSGEIDWWEQPLVDLVPDLMRQSAVRVELVETAGLIGQIRLNHTLPPFDNPAISRALLSAVDQGEMMDAVAGSDPAIRRGPAGVFTPGGPMASDAGLHVFAGPRDFAASKRALAEAGYKGERVVLLSGTDVPRINAICEVMADVCRKLGMNVDVVATDWGTVNQRILSPKPLDQGGWSMFGIFSGGLDHLSPAYHLVIRGNGRAGVPSWLTDAPLEDLRAAWFAEPDLAAQKVVAAQIQERALGVGAYIPCGQYFQPTAYRCDLDGMLTGLPLFWNLRRAA; from the coding sequence ATGAAGCGACGCACCCTGCTGCAAGGCGCGGGAGCGCTGATGGCCGGAGCCCTCGCGCGGCCAGCCCTGGTCCGGGCGGCCTCGGCGACGACGCTGCGCTTCGTGCCCTACGCCGATCTGGCCCTGCTCGATCCGATCATCACGACCAACTACGTCACGCGCACCCACGCGCTGATGGTGTTCGACACCCTCTACAGTCTCGACGCCGCCTACCGACCGCAGCCGCAGATGGTGGCCGGTCACACGGTTTCGGCGGACGGCCTGACGTGGCGCCTGAACCTCCGCGACGGCCTGCGCTTCCACGACGGCACACCGGTGCTCGCCCGCGACGTGGTGGCGAGCCTCAGGCGCTGGTCACAGCGGGATGCCTACGGGGGCGCGTTGTTCGCGACAGTGGACGCGCTGACGGCCCCATCCGATGCGGTGGTGGAGTTTCGGCTCAAGCGGCCATTCCCCCTCCTGCCGGACGCACTGGCCAAGCCGACCTCCTACGTCCCGGTGATCATGCCCGAGCGGCTGAGCACGGTGCCGGCCACGCAGGCGGTGCCAGAAGTGGTCGGCAGCGGACCCTACCGCTACGTCGCCGACGAGCGGGTGCCGGGTTCACTCAACGTCTACCGCCGGTTCGAGGCCTATCGGCCCCGCCAGGACGGTACGCCGAGCTTCACGGCCGGTCCGCGAATTGCACATTTCGACCGGGTGGAGTGGCGCACGATCCCCGATGGCGGCACTGCCGCCGCAGCCCTCCGCTCCGGTGAGATCGACTGGTGGGAGCAGCCCCTTGTCGACCTCGTCCCTGATCTGATGCGCCAGAGCGCCGTGCGCGTCGAGCTGGTCGAAACCGCGGGACTGATCGGACAGATCCGGCTCAACCACACGCTGCCGCCCTTCGACAACCCGGCGATCAGCCGCGCCCTGCTCTCGGCCGTCGATCAGGGCGAGATGATGGATGCTGTCGCGGGCAGCGACCCGGCCATTCGGCGCGGCCCGGCAGGCGTGTTCACGCCGGGCGGCCCGATGGCCTCGGACGCCGGACTTCACGTGTTCGCCGGCCCGCGCGACTTCGCGGCGTCCAAGCGTGCCCTGGCGGAGGCGGGCTACAAGGGTGAGCGTGTCGTGCTGCTCTCGGGCACCGACGTGCCGCGGATCAACGCGATCTGCGAGGTCATGGCCGACGTCTGCCGCAAGCTCGGGATGAACGTCGATGTCGTGGCCACCGACTGGGGGACGGTCAATCAGCGGATCCTCAGCCCGAAGCCGCTGGACCAGGGCGGCTGGTCGATGTTCGGGATCTTCTCCGGCGGACTCGACCACCTGTCGCCGGCCTACCATCTGGTGATCCGCGGCAATGGTCGCGCCGGGGTCCCGAGCTGGCTGACCGACGCGCCCCTCGAGGACCTGCGCGCGGCTTGGTTCGCGGAGCCCGACCTCGCGGCCCAGAAGGTCGTGGCCGCGCAGATCCAGGAGCGCGCCCTCGGCGTCGGCGCCTACATCCCGTGCGGCCAGTACTTCCAGCCAACCGCGTATCGGTGCGACCTCGACGGCATGCTCACGGGCCTGCCCCTGTTCTGGAACCTGCGCCGCGCCGCCTGA
- a CDS encoding saccharopine dehydrogenase family protein has protein sequence MTAIMIYGATGYTGRLLAEHAVGQGLRPILAGRDPEKLRPLAARLGLAWRASRLDDPDGLRAALADVAVVIHAAGPFSKTARPMAEACLAVGAHYSDITGEISVLEALAARDADAKAAGIVLLPAAGFDVVPSDCLAAHVAARLPGANRLRISIGGFGGFSRGTARTMAEGIAWGTRVRRGGRIVELPSPPRGSADFGRGSRRTVGLGLGDVSSAWYSTGVPDIDVYFEAFPAMAAAAGLPAGLRRIIAAETAQRLINRGIDRLPEGPSAAARASARSTFLAEAWDATGRRVASRMETPEGYTLTVRTALEVARRLAAGAVAAGFHTPVTAFGADFILGFPDVVRTDL, from the coding sequence ATGACCGCGATCATGATCTACGGCGCCACAGGCTACACCGGCCGGCTCCTGGCCGAGCACGCCGTCGGACAGGGACTGCGACCGATCCTGGCCGGTCGCGACCCCGAGAAGCTCCGTCCCCTCGCCGCGCGGCTCGGGCTCGCGTGGCGCGCCTCCCGCCTCGACGATCCGGACGGCCTGCGCGCCGCCCTGGCGGACGTCGCGGTGGTGATCCACGCGGCCGGCCCCTTCTCGAAGACGGCACGCCCCATGGCCGAGGCCTGCCTCGCCGTGGGCGCTCATTACAGCGACATCACCGGCGAGATCAGCGTCCTGGAGGCTCTGGCCGCACGGGACGCGGACGCGAAGGCCGCCGGCATCGTCCTCCTGCCCGCGGCGGGCTTCGACGTGGTGCCGAGCGACTGCCTCGCCGCGCATGTGGCGGCGCGACTGCCCGGCGCGAACCGCCTGCGGATCTCGATCGGTGGGTTTGGCGGGTTCAGCCGCGGGACCGCCCGGACCATGGCCGAGGGGATCGCCTGGGGCACGCGGGTGCGGCGCGGTGGCCGGATCGTCGAGTTGCCGAGCCCGCCCCGCGGAAGCGCCGATTTCGGCCGCGGATCCCGGCGCACGGTCGGGCTCGGCTTGGGCGACGTGTCGAGCGCGTGGTACTCGACCGGCGTTCCCGATATTGATGTCTACTTCGAGGCTTTCCCCGCCATGGCGGCGGCGGCGGGGCTGCCGGCCGGCCTCCGCCGGATCATCGCCGCGGAGACGGCGCAGCGGCTGATCAATCGCGGGATCGACCGGCTGCCGGAGGGACCGTCCGCCGCCGCGCGGGCCTCGGCCCGCAGCACGTTCCTGGCCGAGGCCTGGGATGCGACGGGACGGCGCGTTGCCAGCCGGATGGAGACGCCCGAGGGCTACACCTTGACGGTCCGGACCGCCTTGGAGGTTGCCCGACGCCTCGCGGCCGGCGCCGTGGCCGCGGGATTCCACACGCCGGTCACCGCCTTCGGCGCGGATTTCATCCTGGGCTTCCCGGATGTGGTGCGGACGGATCTCTGA
- a CDS encoding UxaA family hydrolase has protein sequence MSSYPVITLRPDDGVVVARGAIESGTAVTDGVTVAERIPAGHKVAVRSHRVGEPVTKYGQIIGFAKADIAAGQHVHVHNLGMGDFARDYAFGVDARPTRLVAPPATFQGIRRPDGRVATRNYVGILTSVNCSAHVADLIADAFRRHPILGLDPLAEYPNVDGVVALTHKTGCGMAMGEPLRLLRRTLAGYARHVNFSHIVMIGLGCEVNQIGAFLEEQGLGDRIRSMNIQSLGGTRRTVEAGIAFVKGILAEANVVHREPVPASELIVALQCGGSDGYSGVSANPALGVASDLVVRNGGTVILSETTETYGAEHLFTRRAVSPEVGQKLVDLMHWWEEYTRKEGSEIDANPSPGNKAGGLTTILEKSLGAMAKAGSTNLVDVVRYADPVTAKGFVFMDTPGYDPVSATGQVAGGANLVCFTTGRGSVFGCKPSPSIKIATNSAMYKRLEEDMDVNCGTILEGAETVEQAGQRIFDLILRVAGGERTKSEQFDFGSSEFAPWQIGATV, from the coding sequence ATGTCCAGCTATCCCGTCATCACCCTGCGTCCGGACGACGGCGTCGTCGTGGCGCGTGGCGCGATCGAGTCCGGCACGGCGGTCACGGACGGCGTGACGGTGGCGGAGCGCATTCCGGCCGGCCACAAGGTCGCGGTCCGATCCCATCGCGTCGGCGAGCCGGTGACCAAGTATGGCCAGATCATCGGTTTCGCGAAGGCCGACATCGCCGCCGGGCAGCACGTGCACGTGCACAATCTCGGCATGGGCGACTTCGCACGCGACTACGCCTTCGGTGTCGACGCGCGGCCGACGCGGCTCGTCGCGCCGCCCGCGACCTTTCAGGGCATCCGCCGGCCGGACGGGCGCGTGGCGACCCGCAACTACGTTGGCATCCTCACCTCGGTGAATTGCAGCGCGCACGTCGCGGACCTGATCGCCGACGCGTTCCGCCGCCACCCGATCCTCGGCCTCGATCCCCTCGCCGAATATCCGAACGTCGACGGCGTCGTGGCACTGACGCACAAGACCGGCTGCGGCATGGCCATGGGCGAGCCCCTGCGGCTCCTGCGCCGGACGCTCGCGGGCTACGCCCGGCACGTCAACTTCTCGCATATCGTGATGATCGGACTCGGCTGCGAGGTGAACCAGATCGGCGCGTTCCTGGAGGAGCAGGGGCTCGGCGACCGGATCCGCAGCATGAACATCCAGAGCCTCGGCGGCACCCGGAGAACCGTGGAGGCCGGCATTGCGTTCGTGAAGGGCATCCTGGCCGAGGCCAATGTCGTCCATCGGGAGCCGGTGCCGGCGAGCGAGCTGATCGTCGCCCTGCAGTGCGGCGGCTCGGACGGGTATTCCGGCGTCTCGGCCAATCCGGCGCTCGGCGTCGCCAGCGACCTCGTGGTCCGGAACGGCGGCACGGTGATCCTGTCGGAGACCACCGAGACCTACGGGGCCGAGCACCTGTTCACCCGCCGCGCCGTGAGCCCGGAGGTGGGCCAGAAGCTCGTCGACCTGATGCACTGGTGGGAGGAGTACACCCGCAAGGAAGGCTCGGAGATCGACGCCAACCCGTCGCCGGGCAACAAGGCCGGAGGCCTGACGACGATCCTCGAGAAATCGCTGGGCGCCATGGCGAAAGCCGGCAGCACCAACCTCGTCGACGTCGTGCGCTACGCCGATCCGGTGACGGCCAAGGGCTTCGTCTTCATGGACACGCCCGGCTACGACCCGGTCTCGGCCACCGGGCAGGTGGCGGGCGGCGCGAACCTCGTCTGCTTCACCACCGGCCGCGGCAGCGTCTTCGGCTGCAAACCCTCGCCGTCGATCAAGATCGCCACCAACTCGGCCATGTACAAGCGGCTGGAAGAGGACATGGACGTCAATTGCGGCACGATCCTCGAGGGTGCCGAGACCGTCGAGCAGGCGGGTCAGCGGATCTTCGATCTGATCCTGCGGGTGGCGGGCGGCGAGCGGACGAAGAGCGAGCAGTTCGATTTCGGATCGTCGGAGTTCGCGCCCTGGCAGATCGGCGCGACGGTGTGA
- a CDS encoding MFS transporter, which produces MPRLRWLMIGLCMAANAINYIDRANLAVAAPSMSKELGLDATDMGLILSGFFWTYAIMQLPFGYVADRVGPRLSLMVAVVWWSACTALTAVGRGFLSLLGLRMLLGVGEAGAYPSFAKVAASWFPRSERSFASSIFDSGSRVGSALAIPLVTWVIATLGWRESFVVTGLLGFAWAVFWMWLYREPEDHPGVSREELARLRAGQERPQVTETRDAPQGAVPWLSLFRYRTVWGMMAGFFCLNFVIYFFITWFPTYLVKARGFSLAELGTLGSLPALASIPAGWLGGFASDALYRRGWSLTAARKTCLVGGMLMSSVITLSLIAPNIYVALLCFAVAYGSLAFTAASIWALPGDVAPTPAHVASIGGIQNFASNVAGIVTTTFTGVMLTITQGSFAIPLIVAGGFCLLGAFIYLFVVGEIAPLPVRDASAPALQPRAAR; this is translated from the coding sequence ATGCCCAGACTGCGCTGGCTGATGATCGGCCTCTGCATGGCGGCGAACGCCATCAACTACATCGACCGCGCCAACCTTGCGGTCGCCGCGCCGTCGATGTCGAAGGAGCTGGGCCTCGACGCCACCGACATGGGCCTGATCCTGTCGGGCTTCTTCTGGACCTACGCGATCATGCAGTTGCCCTTCGGGTACGTCGCCGATCGCGTCGGCCCGCGACTGTCTCTGATGGTCGCCGTCGTCTGGTGGTCGGCCTGCACGGCGCTCACGGCCGTGGGACGAGGCTTCCTGTCGCTGCTCGGCCTGCGCATGCTCCTCGGTGTCGGGGAGGCGGGAGCCTATCCCTCCTTCGCCAAGGTGGCGGCCTCGTGGTTCCCGCGCAGCGAGCGGAGCTTCGCCAGCAGCATCTTCGACAGCGGCTCCCGGGTCGGCTCGGCGCTGGCGATCCCCCTGGTGACCTGGGTGATCGCAACCCTCGGCTGGCGCGAATCCTTCGTGGTGACCGGCCTGCTCGGCTTCGCCTGGGCGGTGTTCTGGATGTGGCTGTACCGGGAGCCGGAGGACCATCCCGGGGTGTCGCGCGAGGAACTCGCCCGCCTCCGGGCCGGCCAGGAGCGGCCCCAGGTGACCGAGACGCGGGACGCGCCCCAGGGGGCGGTACCCTGGCTCTCACTGTTCCGCTACCGCACGGTGTGGGGGATGATGGCGGGCTTCTTCTGCCTGAACTTCGTGATCTACTTCTTCATCACGTGGTTCCCGACCTACCTCGTCAAGGCCCGCGGCTTCTCGCTGGCCGAACTCGGCACCCTCGGCAGCCTCCCGGCGCTCGCTTCGATCCCGGCGGGCTGGCTCGGCGGCTTCGCGTCGGACGCCCTTTACCGCCGCGGCTGGAGCCTCACGGCCGCCCGGAAGACCTGCCTGGTCGGCGGCATGCTGATGTCGTCGGTGATCACCCTGTCGCTGATCGCCCCGAACATCTACGTGGCGCTGCTGTGCTTCGCGGTGGCCTACGGCAGCCTCGCCTTCACGGCCGCCTCCATCTGGGCGCTGCCCGGGGACGTGGCGCCCACTCCCGCCCACGTGGCGTCGATCGGCGGCATCCAGAACTTCGCCTCCAACGTCGCGGGGATCGTGACGACCACCTTCACCGGGGTCATGCTCACGATCACGCAGGGCTCGTTTGCGATCCCCCTGATCGTGGCCGGCGGGTTCTGCCTCCTGGGCGCCTTCATCTACCTGTTCGTGGTCGGCGAGATCGCGCCGCTGCCGGTGCGTGATGCATCTGCGCCGGCCCTTCAGCCGCGCGCCGCCCGGTGA
- a CDS encoding malate/lactate/ureidoglycolate dehydrogenase, which yields MRISADRLSDYVRDIFIREGCPEAEAERIGRFLVAANLTGHDSHGVVRVTRYVEWLRTGEVEAGRTPQIVTDAPSFALLDAQYGFGQTAGPFATDLGIAKAQESGVAIVALRHAGHLGRIGEWAERAAAAGLVSVHFVNVAGSLLVAPFGSVERRFSTAPFAAGFPVPGAEPIILDFATSAVAEGKVLVASRGGKPLPEGALIEPDGRLSADPATLFGPLDGVERDNQRGAGAIRAFGEHKGSGLALMCELLAGALTGSGTAGPGRRRICNGMLSIYVTPSALGTEEVLATEARTYLDFFKSARPMPGAEVLLPGEPERRMRAQRLAEGVPLPEPVWETLLAAGRPHGLDGDAYRV from the coding sequence ATGCGGATTTCAGCCGACAGGCTGTCCGATTACGTACGGGACATTTTCATCCGGGAAGGTTGTCCGGAGGCGGAGGCCGAGCGGATCGGCCGCTTCCTCGTGGCCGCCAACCTCACCGGGCATGACAGTCACGGCGTCGTTCGCGTCACGCGCTACGTCGAGTGGCTGCGCACGGGCGAGGTCGAGGCTGGCCGCACGCCACAGATCGTCACCGACGCGCCGTCCTTCGCGCTGCTCGATGCCCAGTACGGCTTCGGACAGACCGCGGGACCCTTCGCCACCGATCTCGGCATCGCCAAGGCTCAGGAGAGTGGTGTGGCCATCGTGGCGCTCCGCCATGCCGGTCATCTCGGACGGATCGGCGAATGGGCCGAGCGGGCGGCCGCGGCGGGGCTGGTCTCGGTGCACTTCGTCAACGTGGCGGGCAGCCTGCTGGTGGCACCCTTCGGCTCGGTGGAGCGCCGCTTCTCCACGGCGCCCTTCGCGGCCGGGTTCCCGGTGCCGGGAGCGGAGCCGATCATCCTCGATTTCGCCACCTCGGCAGTGGCCGAGGGCAAGGTGCTGGTCGCCTCCCGAGGTGGCAAGCCGCTGCCGGAGGGTGCGCTGATCGAGCCGGACGGCCGGCTCAGCGCGGACCCGGCGACTCTGTTCGGTCCCCTGGATGGCGTCGAACGCGACAACCAGCGCGGCGCGGGCGCGATCCGGGCCTTCGGAGAGCACAAGGGCTCGGGCCTCGCGCTCATGTGCGAGCTCCTGGCCGGCGCGCTCACCGGGTCCGGCACCGCGGGGCCCGGACGGCGGCGGATCTGCAACGGCATGCTGTCGATCTACGTGACGCCGTCCGCCCTCGGCACCGAGGAAGTTCTGGCGACCGAGGCGCGCACCTATCTCGATTTCTTCAAGAGCGCCCGACCGATGCCGGGAGCCGAGGTGCTGCTGCCCGGCGAGCCGGAGCGCCGCATGCGCGCCCAGCGCCTCGCGGAAGGCGTGCCGCTGCCGGAACCCGTCTGGGAGACCCTCCTCGCGGCGGGCCGGCCGCACGGGCTCGACGGAGACGCCTATCGCGTCTGA